In the Populus trichocarpa isolate Nisqually-1 chromosome 1, P.trichocarpa_v4.1, whole genome shotgun sequence genome, TAATAAATGTACTATAATTGGTCATCAATTTGGGCCTATAAaggtgcaataaaaaaaaagagggactaaaacaaattcatctaatttaaaaaagggTGCATATTATTGGATCAttggatgaattattttttataaatgatatgatttcattctttgtttttttttaaaatacttggtGTTCATCTTGCTGAGATAGATTAAATAtgacatgattaatttttttttattaaaattaaaagctgAGCCAAATTAgacaaaatttaataactattattgaaactaaaatataatctttcaaCTTTCGGATTTAGAGTATCTTTTGTTGGGAGTGGGGTGAGATAGAGAAAATCAAAGGAGTGATAAAATCACACGGAGAGATCATAAATAGTACTACCACAAGGCACAAAATACTAATTATtatacatgttattttattagtttcagAAGGTCTGATGTGGGGAAATACAATgagaaaatcttaaaattgtCTAAAACTCATGCAAATCAAATGAACATAAATGTCATGGATGTACGTAATCACCTTGTTTCGTGAGAAATCAATGGTTGGACATCCAAGGATGGAGCCGTGCCATTTCTAAAATCGCCAATTGTTACTGAAATAGGAGGCCCAGCAATTTTCCATACACGTTTGGAACTTCATCCCTGACGTTTTAAAGTTCTTTACTACTTTGTTGTGCATGAAGAGCTCCTTTTGACAGCCGAATCTGCTCTAACTCTATCGCGACTTCTCTCATTGTTGGTCGTTTCCTTCCATTCAAGTTCAAGCAACTTCTTGCAAGATTAGCGACTGCGATAACTTCTTCTTCACGGTCCTGCCCCATAAGGCGTTCATCAAGAATATCAAATATCTTGTTCTCTtccatcaaaagaataaaatgagtGGCTAAGCTTCTCCTGTCCTCCGGCCTTTCATAAGAAATTGGTTTTTGCCCACTCAAGAGCTCTGCAAGAACAACACCAAAACTGTAGACGTCACTTTTTCCGGTAAATTGGCTAGACTGGAAGTACTCTGGGTCCAAGTATCCAAAAGTGCCTTGAACATGAGTGGTTAGATGAGTTTGATCAATGGCGATTGATCTTGAAGTTCCGAAATCTGATACTTTTGCTCTGAACTTCTCATCTAACATTATATTTGTAGACTTGATATCACGGTGATAAACCGGAATGGAGGCTGCGGAATGAAGATAAGAAAGTGCCCTAGCAACTTCAGTAGCAATCCTTAGTCGCATTTCCCATGAAAACTGGAACTCCTCCTTCTGGTCATGAATATACTCAAAGAGATTTCCATTGGGAATGAATTCATGGACTAGCAGAGGAACCTCCGTCTCTAAACAACAACCTAGCAACTTGACCACATTTCTATGATTGAGTTGTGAAAGGATGACGACCTCATTGATAAATTCTTCCAACTTTTCTTCATCCactattttggattttttaacaGCAACGATCATTCCATCTGCTAGCATTCCTTTATAAACAGTTCCTTGGCCACCTTGACCAAGTATTCTATTATCATTAAAACGATCAGTTGCCTTTTCCAACTCCTTGGAAGtaaacatttttgttttctgtatGCTTCCATCGCTTGATGATAATTGTTGCTGCAGCAATAAACCACCATTTCGTTTGAAGTTCTTCTTCAGTTTAatgttcttccttttttttacaagtttatatAACCGCCAAATACCAACAAGCAGCAACAACAATCCAGTGGCCGCACCTAGAACTGCCATTGCTcgcaagagaaaaagaaaaaagttggaTATATACACACGTATTATTATTGAACAACAATCTATGTCAACAAGGTGGTTAAAtctctttttttgggttgaGGTAACCTTCTGgcgtatatttttttatatacattttttttaattcttatattcttatatgttattttatattcatatttttttccttatatatcCTTTCactattttgaacaaaaaagcTATGTGTATAACTCATCAACCATTGCTTTAGTTAAGAATCCAGTATTTCATAATATAAATAAGCATATTGACACAAGATTTCATTACTTATGTAAAGACTTTGTGTCACGGATATTTTCACAAAATCActcaaatataatgtttttttttcaagatgagAGATATGT is a window encoding:
- the LOC18094233 gene encoding wall-associated receptor kinase-like 9, with amino-acid sequence MAVLGAATGLLLLLVGIWRLYKLVKKRKNIKLKKNFKRNGGLLLQQQLSSSDGSIQKTKMFTSKELEKATDRFNDNRILGQGGQGTVYKGMLADGMIVAVKKSKIVDEEKLEEFINEVVILSQLNHRNVVKLLGCCLETEVPLLVHEFIPNGNLFEYIHDQKEEFQFSWEMRLRIATEVARALSYLHSAASIPVYHRDIKSTNIMLDEKFRAKVSDFGTSRSIAIDQTHLTTHVQGTFGYLDPEYFQSSQFTGKSDVYSFGVVLAELLSGQKPISYERPEDRRSLATHFILLMEENKIFDILDERLMGQDREEEVIAVANLARSCLNLNGRKRPTMREVAIELEQIRLSKGALHAQQSSKEL